A window of Rhododendron vialii isolate Sample 1 chromosome 13a, ASM3025357v1 contains these coding sequences:
- the LOC131312427 gene encoding protein THALLO isoform X1, with product MGRGRKGPKGDSRNPKKRATKHDVAPDYDMMDDEIDAFHKQRDVIPLNISDDIGASDEDDEHLVFDIQDEEEEDEDIDDDTRLTGTAAKMARTQRYLHAKIGGVEDEMHDDVEDEEKQRVVWRRGDMYNADNMDYELQSSDEDQPAAEEAEVLRLRKENAKSLSLEDFGLEDVSQDESNGEPTLEEVLVKGKAAPKASAGREAHDGPGSVYQEVEKDLNALTKEEQMDVVYSSAPELVGLLSELNDAFEELENKVNPLLRKVKEWGNAMKGGMHYMEVKQLLLLAYCQSITFYLLLKAEGQPVRDHPVIARLVEIKNLLDNLKQLDGNLPSELEDILSKKDQTVLKSLREDVAPTSDSLNNFNKPVVRQGATVIPHEEIPKLMVDSSKDIESNRKRRKHLTMSQTQSDHIGVQSMEMLKVRAALEEKLKQKCIFGSIASKRDKVQKRSRLLNGQLETIDDFDDDAADLGKGTAGMSKGHATSMSSSKPSQLVIRQSKKTKIISGDDDLPKRDDIGERRRKHELRVLAGAGVESGDEVGDGPGTLGSDEDKNMEFGESESEDDLYKQVKQQRASKLAAAKSKITAAIPPMPEEALVDGKRHITYQMEKNRGLTRARKKAKKNPRKNYKNKHAKAVVRRKGQVRDIKKPAGPYGGEASGINAGISRSIRFKS from the exons ATGGGTAGAGGAAGAAAGGGTCCAAAGGGTGACAGCAGAAACCCTAAGAAAAGAGCCACAAAACACGACGTTGCGCCTGACTACGACATGATGGACGACGAAATCGACGCAT TTCACAAGCAGAGGGATGTTATCCCACTCAACATTAGTGATGATATTGGGGCATCAGATGAAGATGATGAACACCTTGTATTTGACATTCAG gatgaggaggaggaagatgaagaCATTGACGATGACACTCGTCTTACTGGCACTGCTGCAAAAA TGGCGAGGACACAGAGATATTTACATGCCAAGATTGGTGGGGTTGAGGATGAAATGCACGATGATGTTGAAGATGAGGAAAAACAAAGGGTTGTATGGCGTAGAGGTGATATGTATAATGCAGATAATATGGATTATGAG CTTCAATCAAGTGATGAGGATCAGCCTGCTGCTGAGGAGGCAGAGGTGTTAAGATTGCGAAAGGAAAATGCAAAATCTTTATCCTTGGAAGACTTTGGCCTTGAAGATGTTAGTCAAGATGAGAGCAACGGAGAGCCAACATTGGAG GAGGTTCTGGTCAAAGGGAAAGCTGCACCAAAAGCTTCAGCTGGCAGAGAAGCTCATGATGGCCCTGGTTCAGTTTATCAAGAAGTTGAGAAAGATTTGAATGCTTTGACCAAGGAAGAGCAAATGGATGTTGTATATAG TTCTGCTCCAGAATTAGTTGGTTTGTTGTCAGAGCTGAATGATGCATTTGAAGAGCTAGAAAATAAAGTCAACCCACTTCTGAGAAAG GTTAAAGAATGGGGAAACGCAATGAAAGGAGGCATGCATTACATGGAGGTGAAACAGCTGCTGCTTCTTGCGTATTGCCAATCTATTACCTTTTATCTTCTTCTCAAGGCTGAAGGGCAGCCAGTTCGTGATCATCCGGTCATTGCTCGCCTGGTGGAGATTAAGAATTTATTAGACAAC TTAAAACAACTTGATGGGAATCTTCCATCTGAACTTGAGGATATTTTGAGCAAGAAAGACCAAACCGTGTTGAAATCTCTGAGAGAGGACGTTGCGCCTACATCTGATTCTTTGAACAATTTTAACAAGCCAGTTGTAAGACAAGGAGCAACAGTTATA CCTCATGAAGAAATTCCCAAACTAATGGTGGACTCTTCCAAGGATATTGAGAGCAATCGAAAAAGGCGCAAGCATCTG ACAATGTCTCAGACTCAGAGTGATCACATTGGTGTACAGAGCATGGAAATGTTAAAAGTAAGAGCTGCTCTCGAAGAAAAGTTGAAACAAAAGTGTATTTTTGGCTCCATTGCCTCAAAACGTGATAAAGTTCAGAAACGGTCAAGACTGCTGAATGG ACAACTTGAGACAATAGATGATTTCGATGATGATGCTGCAGATCTGGGTAAAGGCACTGCTGGGATGAGCAAGGGGCATGCAACGTCTATGAGTTCAAGCAAACCATCCCAACTAGTAATTCGTCAATCGAAAAAGACCAAG ATTATTTCTGGTGATGATGATTTGCCAAAGCGGGATGACATTGGAGAAAGGCGAAGGAAGCACGAGCTCCGGGTTCTTGCAGGAGCTGGAGTTGAGTCTGGTGATGAGGTCGGAGATGGGCCTGGCACTCTTGGGAGTGATGAAGATAAGAACATGGAGTTTGGAGAATCTGAATCAGAAGATgatttgtacaaacaagtaaaACAGCAACGTGCTTCAAAGCTTGCTGCGGCCAAATCAAAGAT AACTGCAGCAATACCGCCTATGCCTGAAGAAGCCCTGGTGGATGGGAAGCGCCATATTACATATCAG ATGGAGAAGAACAGAGGATTGACTCGTGCTCGCAAGAAGGCGAAAAAGAATCCAAGGAAGAATTACAAG AATAAGCACGCGAAGGCAGTGGTGCGCAGGAAAGGGCAGGTGCGGGACATCAAGAAGCCAGCCGGTCCTTACGGTGGGGAAGCTTCTGGAATCAATGCAGGTATCAGTAGGAGCATCCGATTCAAGAGTTAA
- the LOC131312427 gene encoding protein THALLO isoform X3: protein MGRGRKGPKGDSRNPKKRATKHDVAPDYDMMDDEIDAFHKQRDVIPLNISDDIGASDEDDEHLVFDIQDEEEEDEDIDDDTRLTGTAAKMARTQRYLHAKIGGVEDEMHDDVEDEEKQRVVWRRGDMYNADNMDYELQSSDEDQPAAEEAEVLRLRKENAKSLSLEDFGLEDVSQDESNGEPTLEEVLVKGKAAPKASAGREAHDGPGSVYQEVEKDLNALTKEEQMDVVYSSAPELVGLLSELNDAFEELENKVNPLLRKVKEWGNAMKGGMHYMEVKQLLLLAYCQSITFYLLLKAEGQPVRDHPVIARLVEIKNLLDNLKQLDGNLPSELEDILSKKDQTVLKSLREDVAPTSDSLNNFNKPVPHEEIPKLMVDSSKDIESNRKRRKHLTMSQTQSDHIGVQSMEMLKVRAALEEKLKQKCIFGSIASKRDKVQKRSRLLNGQLETIDDFDDDAADLGKGTAGMSKGHATSMSSSKPSQLVIRQSKKTKIISGDDDLPKRDDIGERRRKHELRVLAGAGVESGDEVGDGPGTLGSDEDKNMEFGESESEDDLYKQVKQQRASKLAAAKSKITAAIPPMPEEALVDGKRHITYQMEKNRGLTRARKKAKKNPRKNYKNKHAKAVVRRKGQVRDIKKPAGPYGGEASGINAGISRSIRFKS, encoded by the exons ATGGGTAGAGGAAGAAAGGGTCCAAAGGGTGACAGCAGAAACCCTAAGAAAAGAGCCACAAAACACGACGTTGCGCCTGACTACGACATGATGGACGACGAAATCGACGCAT TTCACAAGCAGAGGGATGTTATCCCACTCAACATTAGTGATGATATTGGGGCATCAGATGAAGATGATGAACACCTTGTATTTGACATTCAG gatgaggaggaggaagatgaagaCATTGACGATGACACTCGTCTTACTGGCACTGCTGCAAAAA TGGCGAGGACACAGAGATATTTACATGCCAAGATTGGTGGGGTTGAGGATGAAATGCACGATGATGTTGAAGATGAGGAAAAACAAAGGGTTGTATGGCGTAGAGGTGATATGTATAATGCAGATAATATGGATTATGAG CTTCAATCAAGTGATGAGGATCAGCCTGCTGCTGAGGAGGCAGAGGTGTTAAGATTGCGAAAGGAAAATGCAAAATCTTTATCCTTGGAAGACTTTGGCCTTGAAGATGTTAGTCAAGATGAGAGCAACGGAGAGCCAACATTGGAG GAGGTTCTGGTCAAAGGGAAAGCTGCACCAAAAGCTTCAGCTGGCAGAGAAGCTCATGATGGCCCTGGTTCAGTTTATCAAGAAGTTGAGAAAGATTTGAATGCTTTGACCAAGGAAGAGCAAATGGATGTTGTATATAG TTCTGCTCCAGAATTAGTTGGTTTGTTGTCAGAGCTGAATGATGCATTTGAAGAGCTAGAAAATAAAGTCAACCCACTTCTGAGAAAG GTTAAAGAATGGGGAAACGCAATGAAAGGAGGCATGCATTACATGGAGGTGAAACAGCTGCTGCTTCTTGCGTATTGCCAATCTATTACCTTTTATCTTCTTCTCAAGGCTGAAGGGCAGCCAGTTCGTGATCATCCGGTCATTGCTCGCCTGGTGGAGATTAAGAATTTATTAGACAAC TTAAAACAACTTGATGGGAATCTTCCATCTGAACTTGAGGATATTTTGAGCAAGAAAGACCAAACCGTGTTGAAATCTCTGAGAGAGGACGTTGCGCCTACATCTGATTCTTTGAACAATTTTAACAAGCCAGTT CCTCATGAAGAAATTCCCAAACTAATGGTGGACTCTTCCAAGGATATTGAGAGCAATCGAAAAAGGCGCAAGCATCTG ACAATGTCTCAGACTCAGAGTGATCACATTGGTGTACAGAGCATGGAAATGTTAAAAGTAAGAGCTGCTCTCGAAGAAAAGTTGAAACAAAAGTGTATTTTTGGCTCCATTGCCTCAAAACGTGATAAAGTTCAGAAACGGTCAAGACTGCTGAATGG ACAACTTGAGACAATAGATGATTTCGATGATGATGCTGCAGATCTGGGTAAAGGCACTGCTGGGATGAGCAAGGGGCATGCAACGTCTATGAGTTCAAGCAAACCATCCCAACTAGTAATTCGTCAATCGAAAAAGACCAAG ATTATTTCTGGTGATGATGATTTGCCAAAGCGGGATGACATTGGAGAAAGGCGAAGGAAGCACGAGCTCCGGGTTCTTGCAGGAGCTGGAGTTGAGTCTGGTGATGAGGTCGGAGATGGGCCTGGCACTCTTGGGAGTGATGAAGATAAGAACATGGAGTTTGGAGAATCTGAATCAGAAGATgatttgtacaaacaagtaaaACAGCAACGTGCTTCAAAGCTTGCTGCGGCCAAATCAAAGAT AACTGCAGCAATACCGCCTATGCCTGAAGAAGCCCTGGTGGATGGGAAGCGCCATATTACATATCAG ATGGAGAAGAACAGAGGATTGACTCGTGCTCGCAAGAAGGCGAAAAAGAATCCAAGGAAGAATTACAAG AATAAGCACGCGAAGGCAGTGGTGCGCAGGAAAGGGCAGGTGCGGGACATCAAGAAGCCAGCCGGTCCTTACGGTGGGGAAGCTTCTGGAATCAATGCAGGTATCAGTAGGAGCATCCGATTCAAGAGTTAA
- the LOC131312427 gene encoding protein THALLO isoform X2: MGRGRKGPKGDSRNPKKRATKHDVAPDYDMMDDEIDAFHKQRDVIPLNISDDIGASDEDDEHLVFDIQDEEEEDEDIDDDTRLTGTAAKMARTQRYLHAKIGGVEDEMHDDVEDEEKQRVVWRRGDMYNADNMDYELQSSDEDQPAAEEAEVLRLRKENAKSLSLEDFGLEDVSQDESNGEPTLEEVLVKGKAAPKASAGREAHDGPGSVYQEVEKDLNALTKEEQMDVVYSSAPELVGLLSELNDAFEELENKVNPLLRKVKEWGNAMKGGMHYMEVKQLLLLAYCQSITFYLLLKAEGQPVRDHPVIARLVEIKNLLDNLKQLDGNLPSELEDILSKKDQTVLKSLREDVAPTSDSLNNFNKPVVRQGATVIPHEEIPKLMVDSSKDIESNRKRRKHLTQSDHIGVQSMEMLKVRAALEEKLKQKCIFGSIASKRDKVQKRSRLLNGQLETIDDFDDDAADLGKGTAGMSKGHATSMSSSKPSQLVIRQSKKTKIISGDDDLPKRDDIGERRRKHELRVLAGAGVESGDEVGDGPGTLGSDEDKNMEFGESESEDDLYKQVKQQRASKLAAAKSKITAAIPPMPEEALVDGKRHITYQMEKNRGLTRARKKAKKNPRKNYKNKHAKAVVRRKGQVRDIKKPAGPYGGEASGINAGISRSIRFKS, encoded by the exons ATGGGTAGAGGAAGAAAGGGTCCAAAGGGTGACAGCAGAAACCCTAAGAAAAGAGCCACAAAACACGACGTTGCGCCTGACTACGACATGATGGACGACGAAATCGACGCAT TTCACAAGCAGAGGGATGTTATCCCACTCAACATTAGTGATGATATTGGGGCATCAGATGAAGATGATGAACACCTTGTATTTGACATTCAG gatgaggaggaggaagatgaagaCATTGACGATGACACTCGTCTTACTGGCACTGCTGCAAAAA TGGCGAGGACACAGAGATATTTACATGCCAAGATTGGTGGGGTTGAGGATGAAATGCACGATGATGTTGAAGATGAGGAAAAACAAAGGGTTGTATGGCGTAGAGGTGATATGTATAATGCAGATAATATGGATTATGAG CTTCAATCAAGTGATGAGGATCAGCCTGCTGCTGAGGAGGCAGAGGTGTTAAGATTGCGAAAGGAAAATGCAAAATCTTTATCCTTGGAAGACTTTGGCCTTGAAGATGTTAGTCAAGATGAGAGCAACGGAGAGCCAACATTGGAG GAGGTTCTGGTCAAAGGGAAAGCTGCACCAAAAGCTTCAGCTGGCAGAGAAGCTCATGATGGCCCTGGTTCAGTTTATCAAGAAGTTGAGAAAGATTTGAATGCTTTGACCAAGGAAGAGCAAATGGATGTTGTATATAG TTCTGCTCCAGAATTAGTTGGTTTGTTGTCAGAGCTGAATGATGCATTTGAAGAGCTAGAAAATAAAGTCAACCCACTTCTGAGAAAG GTTAAAGAATGGGGAAACGCAATGAAAGGAGGCATGCATTACATGGAGGTGAAACAGCTGCTGCTTCTTGCGTATTGCCAATCTATTACCTTTTATCTTCTTCTCAAGGCTGAAGGGCAGCCAGTTCGTGATCATCCGGTCATTGCTCGCCTGGTGGAGATTAAGAATTTATTAGACAAC TTAAAACAACTTGATGGGAATCTTCCATCTGAACTTGAGGATATTTTGAGCAAGAAAGACCAAACCGTGTTGAAATCTCTGAGAGAGGACGTTGCGCCTACATCTGATTCTTTGAACAATTTTAACAAGCCAGTTGTAAGACAAGGAGCAACAGTTATA CCTCATGAAGAAATTCCCAAACTAATGGTGGACTCTTCCAAGGATATTGAGAGCAATCGAAAAAGGCGCAAGCATCTG ACTCAGAGTGATCACATTGGTGTACAGAGCATGGAAATGTTAAAAGTAAGAGCTGCTCTCGAAGAAAAGTTGAAACAAAAGTGTATTTTTGGCTCCATTGCCTCAAAACGTGATAAAGTTCAGAAACGGTCAAGACTGCTGAATGG ACAACTTGAGACAATAGATGATTTCGATGATGATGCTGCAGATCTGGGTAAAGGCACTGCTGGGATGAGCAAGGGGCATGCAACGTCTATGAGTTCAAGCAAACCATCCCAACTAGTAATTCGTCAATCGAAAAAGACCAAG ATTATTTCTGGTGATGATGATTTGCCAAAGCGGGATGACATTGGAGAAAGGCGAAGGAAGCACGAGCTCCGGGTTCTTGCAGGAGCTGGAGTTGAGTCTGGTGATGAGGTCGGAGATGGGCCTGGCACTCTTGGGAGTGATGAAGATAAGAACATGGAGTTTGGAGAATCTGAATCAGAAGATgatttgtacaaacaagtaaaACAGCAACGTGCTTCAAAGCTTGCTGCGGCCAAATCAAAGAT AACTGCAGCAATACCGCCTATGCCTGAAGAAGCCCTGGTGGATGGGAAGCGCCATATTACATATCAG ATGGAGAAGAACAGAGGATTGACTCGTGCTCGCAAGAAGGCGAAAAAGAATCCAAGGAAGAATTACAAG AATAAGCACGCGAAGGCAGTGGTGCGCAGGAAAGGGCAGGTGCGGGACATCAAGAAGCCAGCCGGTCCTTACGGTGGGGAAGCTTCTGGAATCAATGCAGGTATCAGTAGGAGCATCCGATTCAAGAGTTAA
- the LOC131312427 gene encoding protein THALLO isoform X4 yields the protein MGRGRKGPKGDSRNPKKRATKHDVAPDYDMMDDEIDAFHKQRDVIPLNISDDIGASDEDDEHLVFDIQDEEEEDEDIDDDTRLTGTAAKMARTQRYLHAKIGGVEDEMHDDVEDEEKQRVVWRRGDMYNADNMDYELQSSDEDQPAAEEAEVLRLRKENAKSLSLEDFGLEDVSQDESNGEPTLEEVLVKGKAAPKASAGREAHDGPGSVYQEVEKDLNALTKEEQMDVVYSSAPELVGLLSELNDAFEELENKVNPLLRKVKEWGNAMKGGMHYMEVKQLLLLAYCQSITFYLLLKAEGQPVRDHPVIARLVEIKNLLDNLKQLDGNLPSELEDILSKKDQTVLKSLREDVAPTSDSLNNFNKPVPHEEIPKLMVDSSKDIESNRKRRKHLTQSDHIGVQSMEMLKVRAALEEKLKQKCIFGSIASKRDKVQKRSRLLNGQLETIDDFDDDAADLGKGTAGMSKGHATSMSSSKPSQLVIRQSKKTKIISGDDDLPKRDDIGERRRKHELRVLAGAGVESGDEVGDGPGTLGSDEDKNMEFGESESEDDLYKQVKQQRASKLAAAKSKITAAIPPMPEEALVDGKRHITYQMEKNRGLTRARKKAKKNPRKNYKNKHAKAVVRRKGQVRDIKKPAGPYGGEASGINAGISRSIRFKS from the exons ATGGGTAGAGGAAGAAAGGGTCCAAAGGGTGACAGCAGAAACCCTAAGAAAAGAGCCACAAAACACGACGTTGCGCCTGACTACGACATGATGGACGACGAAATCGACGCAT TTCACAAGCAGAGGGATGTTATCCCACTCAACATTAGTGATGATATTGGGGCATCAGATGAAGATGATGAACACCTTGTATTTGACATTCAG gatgaggaggaggaagatgaagaCATTGACGATGACACTCGTCTTACTGGCACTGCTGCAAAAA TGGCGAGGACACAGAGATATTTACATGCCAAGATTGGTGGGGTTGAGGATGAAATGCACGATGATGTTGAAGATGAGGAAAAACAAAGGGTTGTATGGCGTAGAGGTGATATGTATAATGCAGATAATATGGATTATGAG CTTCAATCAAGTGATGAGGATCAGCCTGCTGCTGAGGAGGCAGAGGTGTTAAGATTGCGAAAGGAAAATGCAAAATCTTTATCCTTGGAAGACTTTGGCCTTGAAGATGTTAGTCAAGATGAGAGCAACGGAGAGCCAACATTGGAG GAGGTTCTGGTCAAAGGGAAAGCTGCACCAAAAGCTTCAGCTGGCAGAGAAGCTCATGATGGCCCTGGTTCAGTTTATCAAGAAGTTGAGAAAGATTTGAATGCTTTGACCAAGGAAGAGCAAATGGATGTTGTATATAG TTCTGCTCCAGAATTAGTTGGTTTGTTGTCAGAGCTGAATGATGCATTTGAAGAGCTAGAAAATAAAGTCAACCCACTTCTGAGAAAG GTTAAAGAATGGGGAAACGCAATGAAAGGAGGCATGCATTACATGGAGGTGAAACAGCTGCTGCTTCTTGCGTATTGCCAATCTATTACCTTTTATCTTCTTCTCAAGGCTGAAGGGCAGCCAGTTCGTGATCATCCGGTCATTGCTCGCCTGGTGGAGATTAAGAATTTATTAGACAAC TTAAAACAACTTGATGGGAATCTTCCATCTGAACTTGAGGATATTTTGAGCAAGAAAGACCAAACCGTGTTGAAATCTCTGAGAGAGGACGTTGCGCCTACATCTGATTCTTTGAACAATTTTAACAAGCCAGTT CCTCATGAAGAAATTCCCAAACTAATGGTGGACTCTTCCAAGGATATTGAGAGCAATCGAAAAAGGCGCAAGCATCTG ACTCAGAGTGATCACATTGGTGTACAGAGCATGGAAATGTTAAAAGTAAGAGCTGCTCTCGAAGAAAAGTTGAAACAAAAGTGTATTTTTGGCTCCATTGCCTCAAAACGTGATAAAGTTCAGAAACGGTCAAGACTGCTGAATGG ACAACTTGAGACAATAGATGATTTCGATGATGATGCTGCAGATCTGGGTAAAGGCACTGCTGGGATGAGCAAGGGGCATGCAACGTCTATGAGTTCAAGCAAACCATCCCAACTAGTAATTCGTCAATCGAAAAAGACCAAG ATTATTTCTGGTGATGATGATTTGCCAAAGCGGGATGACATTGGAGAAAGGCGAAGGAAGCACGAGCTCCGGGTTCTTGCAGGAGCTGGAGTTGAGTCTGGTGATGAGGTCGGAGATGGGCCTGGCACTCTTGGGAGTGATGAAGATAAGAACATGGAGTTTGGAGAATCTGAATCAGAAGATgatttgtacaaacaagtaaaACAGCAACGTGCTTCAAAGCTTGCTGCGGCCAAATCAAAGAT AACTGCAGCAATACCGCCTATGCCTGAAGAAGCCCTGGTGGATGGGAAGCGCCATATTACATATCAG ATGGAGAAGAACAGAGGATTGACTCGTGCTCGCAAGAAGGCGAAAAAGAATCCAAGGAAGAATTACAAG AATAAGCACGCGAAGGCAGTGGTGCGCAGGAAAGGGCAGGTGCGGGACATCAAGAAGCCAGCCGGTCCTTACGGTGGGGAAGCTTCTGGAATCAATGCAGGTATCAGTAGGAGCATCCGATTCAAGAGTTAA
- the LOC131312428 gene encoding protein DUF642 L-GALACTONO-1,4-LACTONE-RESPONSIVE GENE 2: protein MRMVWRSMRSKRVLLCVLLLADFAFGSVQDGLLPNGDFETPPTGGFSSSLASADGPATIPSWKSNGTVELVESGQKQGGMILIVPQGSHAVRLGNDAEISQEVGGVEKGSVYSVTFAAARTCAQLESLNVSAPPWGASQTIDLQTVYSVQGWDSYAWAFQAEGDGANLVFRNPGMEDDPTCGPIIDDVAIKKLFTPDQSKDNAVVNGDFEEGPWMFRNESLGVLLPTNLDEETSSLPGWIVESNRAVRYIDSYHFAVPQGKRAIELLSGKEGIISQMVETKANKPYRLTFSLGQAGDSCKQPLAVMAFAGDQAQNIHYTPNSNSTFQTAGVNFTAKAERTRVAFYSVYYNTRSDDMSSLCGPVVDDVRVALSRGNRNVFGSFRLVAGLGLVLFGLVLA, encoded by the exons ATGAGGATGGTATGGAGATCAATGAGAAGCAAACGGGTCTTGCTCTGCGTGCTGCTGCTTGCTGATTTTGCCTTCGGAAGTGTTCAAGACG GTTTACTACCCAACGGCGACTTCGAGACCCCACCGACGGGCGGCTTCTCGTCAAGCTTGGCGTCAGCCGACGGTCCCGCCACCATCCCCAGCTGGAAATCGAACGGCACCGTCGAGCTAGTCGAGTCCGGGCAGAAACAGGGCGGCATGATCCTTATCGTGCCGCAGGGCAGCCACGCGGTGCGGCTCGGAAACGACGCCGAGATCAGCCAGGAGGTCGGCGGCGTCGAGAAGGGGTCGGTCTACTCGGTGACGTTCGCGGCGGCCCGCACGTGCGCGCAGCTGGAGTCGCTGAACGTGTCGGCGCCGCCGTGGGGGGCGTCGCAGACGATAGACCTGCAGACGGTGTACAGCGTGCAGGGGTGGGACTCGTACGCCTGGGCGTTCCAGGCGGAGGGGGACGGGGCGAACTTGGTGTTCAGGAATCCGGGCATGGAGGATGATCCGACCTGTGGGCCCATCATTGATGACGTGGCGATTAAGAAGCTTTTCACCCCTGATCAATCCAAAG ATAATGCAGTGGTTAACGGTGATTTCGAAGAAGGTCCGTGGATGTTCAGAAACGAATCCCTAGGCGTCCTTCTACCCACCAACCTCGACGAAGAGACGTCCTCATTACCCGGTTGGATAGTGGAATCAAACAGGGCTGTCCGTTACATTGACTCGTACCATTTTGCGGTCCCACAGGGCAAACGTGCCATTGAACTCCTCTCGGGCAAGGAAGGAATAATCTCGCAGATGGTCGAAACCAAGGCAAACAAGCCCTATCGGTTGACCTTTTCTCTAGGACAGGCTGGAGACTCCTGCAAACAACCGCTTGCAGTAATGGCATTTGCCGGAGATCAAGCCCAGAACATCCATTACACTCCTAATTCCAATTCGACGTTCCAAACAGCTGGTGTGAATTTCACCGCCAAGGCTGAGAGGACACGCGTCGCCTTCTACAGCGTCTATTACAATACGAGGAGCGACGACATGAGCTCTTTGTGTGGGCCGGTGGTGGATGATGTTAGAGTTGCTTTGTCAAGGGGTAATAGGAATGTTTTTGGAAGTTTTCGATTAGTGGCGGGTTTGGGATTAgtattgtttggtttggttttggcttAG
- the LOC131314096 gene encoding uncharacterized protein LOC131314096 — MATREIVARTPPTLIPNIAILDSVRWILTKDGKFSANSAWQALRAALPMVPWAKSVWFPHHVPRWAFIEWITFMGCLSTKDRLLSWGMGIDANCVLCLGAMESHEHLFFERPFSKEVWKMVLTKNQTARIVFGAG, encoded by the coding sequence ATGGCCACAAGGGAAATTGTTGCACGTACCCCCCCTACTTTGATTCCAAACATTGCTATTCTTGATTCGGTTAGGTGGATCTTAACTAAGGATGGCAAGTTTTCTGCCAATTCTGCTTGGCAAGCTTTGAGGGCTGCTCTTCCTATGGTTCCATGGGCGAAAAGTGTTTGGTTTCCCCACCATGTTCCTCGTTGGGCCTTCATAGAGTGGATTACTTTTATGGGTTGTCTTTCTACAAAGGACAGGTTGCTTAGCTGGGGTATGGGGATTGATGCTAATTGTGTCCTCTGCCTTGGTGCCATGGAGTCCCATGAACACCTATTTTTTGAGCGTCCATTTTCTAAGGAGGTTTGGAAAATGGTATTAACCAAGAATCAAACTGCAAGAATTGTTTTTGGGGCTGGCTGA